In the Urocitellus parryii isolate mUroPar1 chromosome 10, mUroPar1.hap1, whole genome shotgun sequence genome, one interval contains:
- the LOC113196071 gene encoding LOW QUALITY PROTEIN: histone-binding protein RBBP4 (The sequence of the model RefSeq protein was modified relative to this genomic sequence to represent the inferred CDS: inserted 1 base in 1 codon), translating to MADKEAAFDDAVEERVINEEYKIWKNNTPFLYDLLMTHALEWPSLTAQWLPDVTRPEGKDFSIHRLVLGTPTSDEQNHLVIASVQLPNDDAQFDVSHYDSEKGELGGFGSVSGKIEIEIKINHEGEVNRAPYMPQNPCIIATKTPSSDVLVFDYTKHPSKPDPSGECNPDLCLRGHQKEGYGLSWNPNLSGHLLSALDDHTICLWDISVIPKEGKVVDAKTIFTGHTAEVEDVSWHLLHESLFGSVADDQKFMIWDIHSNNISKPSHSVDAHTAEVNCLSFNPYSEFILATGSADKTVALWDLRNLKLKLHSFESHKDEIFQVQWSPHNETILASSGTDCRLNVWDLSKIGEEQSPEDAEDGPPEXLFIHGGHTAKISDFSWNPNEPWVICSVSEDNIMQVWKMAENTYNDEDAEGIVDPEGQGS from the exons ATGGCTGACAAGGAAGCAGCCTTTGACGATGCAGTGGAAGAACGTGTAATCAATGAGGAgtacaaaatatggaaaaataataccCCTTTTCTTTATGATTTGTTGATGACCCATGCTCTGGAGTGGCCCAGCCTAACAGCACAGTGGCTTCCAGATGTAACCAGACCAGAAGGAAAAGATTTCAGCATTCATCGACTTGTCCTGGGGACACCCACATCAGATGAGCAGAACCACCTTGTGATAGCCAGTGTACAGCTCCCTAATGATGATGCTCAATTTGATGTATCACACTACGACAGTGAGAAAGGAGAATTAGGAGGTTTTGGCTCAGTTAGTGggaaaattgaaatagaaatcaagatcAATCATGAAGGAGAAGTAAATAGGGCTCCTTATATGCCCCAGAACCCTTGCATCATTGCAACAAAGACTCCATCCAGTGATGTTCTTGTTTTTGACTATACAAAACATCCTTCTAAACCAGACCCTTCTGGAGAGTGCAACCCAGACTTGTGTCTCCGTGGACATCAGAAGGAAGGGTATGGGCTTTCTTGGAACCCAAATCTCAGTGGGCACTTACTTAGTGCTTTAGATGACCATACCATCTGCCTATGGGATATCAGTGTCATCCCAAAGGAAGGAAAAGTGGTTGATGCGAAGACCATCTTTACAGGGCATACAGCAGAAGTAGAAGATGTTTCCTGGCATCTGCTCCATGAGTCCCTGTTTGGGTCAGTTGCTGATGATCAGAAATTTATGATTTGGGATATTCATTCAAACAATATTTCCAAACCAAGCCACTCAGTAGATGCTCACACTGCTGAAGTGAACTGCCTCTCTTTCAATCCTTATAGTGAGTTCATACTTGCCACAGGATCAGCTGATAAGACTGTTGCCTTGTGGGATCTGAGAAATCTGAAACTTAAGTTGCATTCCTTTGAATCACATAAGGATGAAATATTTCAGGTTCAATGGTCACCTCACAATGAGACTATTCTGGCTTCTAGTGGTACTGATTGTAGACTGAATGTCTGGGATTTAAGTAAAATTGGAGAAGAACAATCCCCAGAAGATGCAGAAGATGGCCCACCAG TATTGTTTATTCATGGTGGTCACACTGCCAAGATATCTGATTTCTCCTGGAATCCCAATGAACCTTGGGTGATTTGTTCTGTATCAGAAGACAATATCATGCAAGTGTGGAAGATGGCAGAGAACACCTATAATGATGAAGATGCTGAAGGAATTGTGGATCCTGAAGGACAAGGATCCTAG